In a genomic window of Oncorhynchus keta strain PuntledgeMale-10-30-2019 chromosome 28, Oket_V2, whole genome shotgun sequence:
- the LOC118361514 gene encoding ubiquitin-like modifier-activating enzyme 5: MTSIEELKLRVRELENELIKCKQKRCTAMCAEEAADNNQPHHRPRIDKMSAEVVDSNPYSRLMALKRMGIVEDYEKIRTFTVAVVGVGGVGSVTAEMLTRCGIGKLILFDYDKVELANMNRLFFQPHQAGLSKVEAAEHTLRNINPDVQFETHNYNITTMEHFAHFMDRISYGALQEGKAVDLILSCVDNFEARMAINAACNELGQIWMESGVSENAVSGHIQLIIPGETACFACAPPLVVAANIDEKTLKREGVCAASLPTTMGVVAGILVQNVLKYLLKFGTVSHYLGYNAMQDFFPTMAMKANPTCDDRYCRKQQDDYKKKEAERPKKVVEKVVEEEVVHEENDWGIELVSEQTEEELHAASGPVPDLPEGITVAYTIPEKETGASGGETVEETEQSLEELMAQMRKM, encoded by the exons ATGACCTCAATCGAAGAGCTGAAGCTGCGAGTGAGGGAGCTTGAGAATGAGTTGATCAAGTGTAAGCAAAAGCGATGTACGGCGATGTGTGCCGAGGAAGCTGCCGACAACAACCAACCTCATCACAGACCAAGGATCGACAAAATGAGTGCAGAAGTAGTGGATTCAAACCCTTACAG TCGTCTGATGGCTTTGAAGCGAATGGGCATTGTTGAAGATTATGAG AAAATCAGGACGTTCACTGTAGCTGTGGTGGGTGTTGGAGGAGTTGGAAGTGTGACTGCAGAAATGCTCACAAGATGTGGCATTGGTAAG CTCATCCTGTTTGACTATGACAAAGTGGAGCTGGCCAATATGAACAGGCTGTTCTTCCAGCCTCACCAGGCCGGCCTCAGCAAAGTAGAGGCAGCTGAACACACACTCAG GAATATCAACCCAGATGTGCAGTTTGAGACCCACAACTACAACATCACCACCATGGAACATTTCGCACATTTCATGGATCGCATAAG TTATGGGGCGCTTCAGGAAGGAAAGGCCGTAGACCTGATTCTGAGTTGTGTGGACAACTTTGAGGCCCGGATGGCCATCAACGCA GCGTGTAACGAGCTGGGTCAGATCTGGATGGAGTCGGGTGTGAGTGAGAACGCTGTGTCTGGACACATCCAGCTCATCATCCCGGGGGAGACGGCCTGCTTCGCA TGTGCTCCTCCCCTGGTGGTGGCGGCCAACATTGATGAGAAGACCCTGaagagggagggggtgtgtgcTGCCAGCCTACCCACCACCATGGGTGTGGTGGCAGGGATCCTGGTCCAAAACGTCCTCAA GTACCTGTTGAAGTTTGGCACAGTCAGCCATTACCTGGGCTACAACGCCATGCAGGACTTCTTCCCCACTATGGCCATGAAGGCCAACCCCACATGTGATGACCGCTACTGCAGGAAACAGCAGGACGACTATAAG AAGAAAGAGGCAGAGCGACCAAAAAAGGTTGTAGagaaggtggtggaggaggaagtgGTTCACGAGGAGAACGACTGGG GTATTGAGCTGGTGTCGGAGCAGACAGAAGAGGAACTCCATGCGGCTTCAGGCCCCGTCCCCGACCTCCCAGAAGGCATCACTGTGGCCTACACCATCCCTGAGAAG GAGACCGGGGCGTCAGGAGGGGAGACTGTGGAGGAAACAGAACAGAGTCTAGAAGAGCTGATGGCCCAGATGAGAAAGATGTAA